The region TAGGACGGCGCCCGCCTCGCGCAGCCGCGTGGCGACCGGCGCATCTTCTGTGGGGATGCGGCTCTCACATGCGGCGCTGGCAGCCGTGGTGCGGATGTTGGCGGTGTCGATGTTGTCCTTGAGGCCGATGGGAATGCCGTGCAGCGGACCGCGATACTTGCCGGCTTTCATCTCGTCATCCATGCGCTGTGCCTGGGCGAGCGCCCCTTGGTGCAGCACGGTGATGTAAGCCGCGAGCTTGCCGTTGTAGGTATCGATGCGGTCGAGACACGCCCTGGTCAACTGGACTGAGGTGACCTTGCCTGCCTTGAGCGCGGCGCCAGCCTGCGCGATGGTCATGTAGCAGAGCTCCTCCGCGGAGGTCTCGGGAGCGGGCGGCTGTGCGACGCTCGCAGCAGCCTCTGAAGCAAGAGGACCTGCACCGAAGCCGGTGATGGCTGCGGCAAGAGAGAGTGAATTGAAGCGGCGACGGTCGAGAAGCATGGCCTGTCCTTACCCCGTGGGGAGCAATCCTGTGTGCGGTTCGACGAACGAAGGCGATCCGCAAGCCAAGTCTGGAGTGGCCAGGGGTAAGGCACAAGCGAAATAAAGCGAAAGCCGGGACGGATGGAAACGCAGGCCGCTCACCGTTTATAAGTTCAATGCGAACTGCAGGTCACAGGAGGCCGCGCCTCAGTGACCTGGCCAAAGACCGGCGAGTTCGTATCGTCGACGGGCAGGACCAGGTTGATATGGTAAGTGACGTTGAAAAGTATGCGGAAGGATGCCGAAACGCGCGGAAGGCGGGTCGATCGCGGGCGGCGAACGCGATGGAAGTCTTGCGGGTGTGAGAGGTGTATGAGAAGATCGTCGCTCCAATTCCAGACATCTTCTGAGGTTCCATGCAGCTCTCGAGTTATCTGCCTGCGTTATTTTTCGGCCTTTGCGTTTCTTTCTCCTGCACCTTGACGGCTCAAACCTCCGGCCCTGTGCCTCAAGCGAAGCACACGTCCCTTCCCATTGTCTTCGAGGAAAACCGAGGTCAGTTTGACGCCTCCACGCGCTACGTCGTGCGCAATGCGGGAGGCGTCGTCGAGTTTCATGCCAACGGTCCCGAGTTCCTGATGGGCACCTCAAAGACTCGCACACGAATAACGCTGCAACCGGTGACACCCGCGACCAAGACAGACCTGTCTTCTGAGGAAGTGACTCCGGGAAAAGTGAATTACTTTTTGGGCCAGACGGCGACTGCCCAACTGCAGGGCATCTCCACTTACGGCAAGGTCCGTTACAGCAACTTTATGACTGGCGTCGATCTCTCGTTTTATGGCAATGGAGATAATCTCGAACATGATTTCATCCTCTCCCCGCAGGTCGAACCGAAATCCGTTGTCTTCCGCCTGAATGGTGCCGGCTCGCTGAAGCTCAAGGACAACGGCGAACTCCTCATTCAGGCCCCTGGCTCGCAACTGCTCTTCCGTAGGCCGGTCGGTTATCAGTTGATCGACGGGAGACGCACCTCTGTAGACGTGGCCTTCGTTCTTAGTCCCGGGGGCGATCTTTCCTTCCAGGCCGGCCAATACAACCACACGCAACCACTGGTCATCGACCCCGTTCTCGTCTTCTCGACCTATCTCGATGGCACCCACCAGGATTCGCCCACCTCGGTCATCACCGACAACACAGGCAACATCTACGTCGCCGGTTACACCACATCGCCCGATTTCCCTATCGCCAACGCCTATCAATCCTCTTGCGGCACATGCACTGGTGGTGGGTTTGGCGAAGCCGGCGTGCTCTCCAAGCTCGATCCCACCGGAAAGACCCTGCTCTACTCCACTTACTTCCTCGGCTCCGGTCTCACCGACATCTTCCGCATCAAGGTCGACAACTTCGGCAATCTCGTCGGCGTCGGCTACTCAGCGTCAGGCTTTCCCAAGGTCGGCAACTACCCCGGCACTTATAGCTCCGGAACCTTTGTCTTCTCTCTCAATCCTGCCGGGACAGCGCTCAATCACGCTGAAGTTATCGGTGCCGGGCAGAGTGCCTCTTCTTTCAACGATAGCAACGGGAACCCGTATGGTCTCGCCATCGACAGCAGCAATAATGTCTACATCGCCGATGCCGTTTCATTAAATGTGAATGGCGGCACGTTCCCGTTACCCGTAACCACCGGGACCTATGGGAGCGGCAACAAGGTTGCGGGAGAGACAACCAGCATTTACGTCGCCAAGATCGGCCCGGATGGCTCGCTCTTCTACGGTACGCTGGTTCCTCCCATCAATCCAAGCGCCGCTCCCTATGGCTTTTATCTCTACATGGGCGGGCTGGCTGTCGACGCCAGCGGTAACCTCTACGTCTCTGCCACTGCCAGCGCAGGCATGCCGACCACTGCGAACGCCGCCTCGACCGCCTTTCCGAACACCATGCCGGCAAACACCCAATACAGTGGGGACGCTGGATACGTCTTCGCTCTCGACCCAAAGGCAGCCCAACTTCTGTTCGCAACTTATCTGCCCGGGACCGACAGTGCGAATACGCTTGCCATCGCCGCTGACGGATCGCTTTATGTAGCCGGAACCACCAGTGAAACGACCCTTCCCGTCAGCGCAAACGCCTTTCAGGCTGCACTCAAGCCGGGCGCCAACTGCACCTGCGATGGCGGTTACGCTCTCAACCTCAGTGGCGACGGCGGCAAAATTCTCCACGCCACCTATCTCTCCGGCACGATCGATTACAACAACGAAGTCACCGCATATGGCA is a window of Granulicella tundricola MP5ACTX9 DNA encoding:
- a CDS encoding DUF7948 domain-containing protein, producing the protein MTAQTSGPVPQAKHTSLPIVFEENRGQFDASTRYVVRNAGGVVEFHANGPEFLMGTSKTRTRITLQPVTPATKTDLSSEEVTPGKVNYFLGQTATAQLQGISTYGKVRYSNFMTGVDLSFYGNGDNLEHDFILSPQVEPKSVVFRLNGAGSLKLKDNGELLIQAPGSQLLFRRPVGYQLIDGRRTSVDVAFVLSPGGDLSFQAGQYNHTQPLVIDPVLVFSTYLDGTHQDSPTSVITDNTGNIYVAGYTTSPDFPIANAYQSSCGTCTGGGFGEAGVLSKLDPTGKTLLYSTYFLGSGLTDIFRIKVDNFGNLVGVGYSASGFPKVGNYPGTYSSGTFVFSLNPAGTALNHAEVIGAGQSASSFNDSNGNPYGLAIDSSNNVYIADAVSLNVNGGTFPLPVTTGTYGSGNKVAGETTSIYVAKIGPDGSLFYGTLVPPINPSAAPYGFYLYMGGLAVDASGNLYVSATASAGMPTTANAASTAFPNTMPANTQYSGDAGYVFALDPKAAQLLFATYLPGTDSANTLAIAADGSLYVAGTTSETTLPVSANAFQAALKPGANCTCDGGYALNLSGDGGKILHATYLSGTIDYNNEVTAYGSTVLDSTGNVFIGGNVTSVDSPLQNPVVSYLDDTTNLYARGTYVAGLTPDLSKLIFGSYFSGPGAGDLLADMTVSPAGRLVLTGSTFSNTNFLTTPGALQPTAPAQPNPGVGYQHEFVASIDLTVPAPSVCLSSRSVNFGKVAVGNTNSVTFTLTNCGNAPLNISSLTSTSPVVSATPLSSALPAGQSYPIQVQFAPADSTVITGSITIASNAVVATQSVSFSGQGLAPQLAIQSPAATSPVAFPQMVLGSTPATTVAFLLRNTGNAPLTITSASVSGEFTLLAKLYEPACRKRHLLCLRSAGPQQRRVQARDPHTPLQRPHPSHTGSAPRRHCAPQLSRPGADLTQRAGTSNRRHQGLAYPHWQ